From Argopecten irradians isolate NY chromosome 3, Ai_NY, whole genome shotgun sequence:
TGGCGATCTAGTGATAAACATGCATTCTGTCTTGATCATTTTTGTCTGGCTTGCTGCAGACTTAGTTCTAGAAAGTGAGGGGAATTACTCGCCATGGCGGCTGGACAACATGACAGGACTCTACTGTCAAGATAGCTGTGATCAGGACAAGAAATGTTGTTCATGTAAAAACAAACGTGCGTGGCAGCTTGAAGACCGAATAGAAGCGGATCTCCATATCAGATATACAGATATTCGAGGGTCCTCTGTCGTTTACATCCATTCGGATGTCAGTGACTATAACCACACCAGACTTGATTACATTAACGAACGTTTAAGAAAAATTCCTTCCAACATTTGTGATTTCCCAACTATCGTCGAACTGGTACTAGACAACAACGAGATAGAAAACCTTGATGGACTAAGCTGTCTCTCTAACCTCGACACACTCTCCTTAAACCACAACAACCTGGAAATCATCCGTAACACAACCTTCCGTAGTTTATCAAGTCTACGTAGTCTGTTTCTTAAGAACAATAAAATCGTCGACATTGAGCCGAATTCCTTCAAGCTTTGTTGTGGTCAATCCATTCTCAACATTGACGTATCAAATAATAAACTCGACTCCGTGGATGTCACAAACTTTGTACTGAAAGCTTTTTGTGaaatatcatattcaaataACACGGATATGCTAGATATAAAAAATGAACTGAACTTTACGCTGAAACCTGAGGAGGTTTATGGCTCGGGTGGTCGGATTAACTTCGAAAAGTGTTCATTTAGTAGTTTCTTTAATTGCTCCGATTTTGGCCTAGATTCATGGAGTGATatgtttaaacattttgatgTATCAGTAGCATTCACTAGTTTTAAATTAACGTGTGATTGTAACATAGCGGAGCTATTTGCAGGTGACACGGGTTTTCTTGGGAAGTTTTTAGAGGAATATAGCGGATATGTTTGTGAACAACCACCCGAGCTTAATGGTACGAAATTGACCGACAATTTCCTTGAACATCCAGAGAAACATGATCTTATGGTATGTAATATCACCGAATCCTGCCCTCAGAAATGCCGTTGTTATAACCAGCCTAGCCAGGACCGAGTTGTTGTCGATTGTCAGAACCAGAATCTTACAACGATGCCACAATTTCTGCCGTGGGGAAACGGGGACAAGTGGCGACTTCTCCTGGCAGGGAACAATATTCAGAAAATTGAGGACAGATATTATCTCAGTCGTATTGCGGAATTAGATCTTTCTGAAAACCCAGTCTACTACATATCTGAAAGTGCAGCATTTGCTTTACCAAGGGAGGCACAGATCAATATCATTGGAAATAAATTGACCTCCTTGCCACGTCCTTTCCAGAATAGAGATCCTTCTACACTGTCTTTGGGAcgtgttttaattacatgttcATGTGAGGACGTCTGGTTACAATCTTGGCTCTCCTACCATAGTTATGAGGATAACGAAACATCGTACATCTGTCAGAACCTCGGAGGTAGTGAAATTACAGTGGCTGATTTTAGTTCTTTACATTGTTCATCAGATAGTTCAAATCTGGTCATCATTTTGGTCAGTCTGATAGGTCTACTTGCCACTATAATTTCAGTTATCGTATGTCGGCTGTTCTTCTTTCCCGAAGTATATGTTTTATATCGCCGAAAACTTCGCCGTGTTCGAAAGTCATGTGGATTCGATTATGACGcctatatatcattttatgaaGAGGATACACTACAACGGAAGTGGATTATAGGGAGCCTTGCTGGACATTTGGAAAGCCGCGGTTATTCCTTGTTTATCCCTGTTCGTGATACAGATCCTGGCGTGTCCCGACAGGATTACCTCAGGAGTCAAATACAGAGAAGTAAGA
This genomic window contains:
- the LOC138319029 gene encoding toll-like receptor 7 encodes the protein MHSVLIIFVWLAADLVLESEGNYSPWRLDNMTGLYCQDSCDQDKKCCSCKNKRAWQLEDRIEADLHIRYTDIRGSSVVYIHSDVSDYNHTRLDYINERLRKIPSNICDFPTIVELVLDNNEIENLDGLSCLSNLDTLSLNHNNLEIIRNTTFRSLSSLRSLFLKNNKIVDIEPNSFKLCCGQSILNIDVSNNKLDSVDVTNFVLKAFCEISYSNNTDMLDIKNELNFTLKPEEVYGSGGRINFEKCSFSSFFNCSDFGLDSWSDMFKHFDVSVAFTSFKLTCDCNIAELFAGDTGFLGKFLEEYSGYVCEQPPELNGTKLTDNFLEHPEKHDLMVCNITESCPQKCRCYNQPSQDRVVVDCQNQNLTTMPQFLPWGNGDKWRLLLAGNNIQKIEDRYYLSRIAELDLSENPVYYISESAAFALPREAQINIIGNKLTSLPRPFQNRDPSTLSLGRVLITCSCEDVWLQSWLSYHSYEDNETSYICQNLGGSEITVADFSSLHCSSDSSNLVIILVSLIGLLATIISVIVCRLFFFPEVYVLYRRKLRRVRKSCGFDYDAYISFYEEDTLQRKWIIGSLAGHLESRGYSLFIPVRDTDPGVSRQDYLRSQIQRSKNFIIILSEKYFNPPKNCQTNETMGQSQNLWSEFEFNIIWKIYRSDIRRNLIIVNFDSLSASEISHRWVKAFCRVGEIEDFTERRGSLLNAIERQLYTHKKYDDDNSTGCDRDNVTVTDLHR